The Nitratidesulfovibrio sp. SRB-5 genomic sequence CCCTTGCGGGATAAATAGCGTGTAAAGCTGTTGAAAAAGCGCTGAATATCTTCGTTTCCACGGGAAGAATAGAAGTTTCGCGGATAACGTAAGTCAAAGCGGATGAAGAGCACTCTGCTGAATCGATTCGTCATGTACTCGATACGGTCAATGATGGCATCGAGTATGTCGATACGACAGGGCTTGTCGTTATACGCTTGAACTGGATAGTCTCTGTGGGTTTTTTCTGTTATGAACATGGTGTACTCCTTTTTTGGGCTATTGAATTAGTGGAGAGTGTTATTGTTTACACAAAAAGAAGCCGACACTCGTGATGTCGGCTCTTGGTATGGCTATCCTTGGCTAGCTGTTGATATGGATGTGTGGTATTTGTTGTGTGTATGTTTATACAAATATGTTTATGTGTTTAATGTTTATTTATGAACAATGAATATATAATAGATACATAAGAGAGATAATACAATTTTAGCATGTGTAAAATTTAGAATATAAATCGCCATGCTAGGTGTTTGTTGTTTTGAAATTGATTGTTGGTGAAGTTTGATGTGCTAATTTTTTGTCAGACTTATTTTTTACATACTATGTAGGAGGTGAGAGGTGGCTTGTAGAAAATTCAAGTGTCTGTGCGCGGCAGTTGTGTTTCTTCTGTTCTTGACATTCTCTGCTGTGTTGTCTTTCGCGTGGGGCGGGAAGGTTGTTGGTGTCTCAGATGGTGATACGGTTACTGTGCTCAGCAGCAGTCATGAACAAATTCGTGTCCGTCTGTATGGAATTGATGCTCCTGAGAGCGAGCAGTCTTTTGGCGCGAAGTCCAAGCAGAGCCTGTCGGGTTTGCTGTTTGGTAAGATGGTAGAGGTTGATGAGGTCGATGTTGATAGATACGGCAGGGTCGTCGCTCGTTTGCATGTCGGCCAGGTTGATATCAATGCGGAGCAAGTCAGGCGGGGGATGGCGTGGGTGTACGATTCTTACTGTCGCGATGTGGTGTGTGTTGATTGGCGACGGTTAGAGGGTGCAGCACGTGGTTCGTCTCTGGGATTGTGGGGCGATCCGCGCCCCATGCCGCCGTGGGAATGGCGGAAGAGCAAGAGGGGGGCGTCCACGCAGGGTGTCCAGCATAAGAGTGGCGTTGAAGGCCAGCCTTCCGAGGTAGGATATCACGGCAATCAACGTAGCCACGTTTTTCACCGTTCAGGCTGCAAGGATTATGACTGCCCCAATTGTGTCGTTATTTTTGAGACGCGTGAGGATGCAATAAAGAAAGGCTTTAGGCCTTGTGGCGTGTGTCGGCCTTAGGACTTCTGTGTTTTGTCGTTTGTTCGCTTTTGTTGAATCGTTTTTTTTATTCCTTTGAAGTGGCAAGCCTGCCTTTTTTGATGGATTTATCTGTTGCGTCGTACGTATGTTGTGCCAGATTGTAACATTCGCTGAAGTAATCACATTTTTTTGAGAGGTTAAGGCAGGAGTCTTTCTCACATATAGCAGTCTTTCTGCGCGACTTGATAGTCTTTTGTGTCTCGATAAATGCTTCGGTTTTATTCATTTTCTTGAAGTTTATGTTGTCCCAGAGTACGAGCGAAAATAATCGGTTAGATATTTCGGCCTCTACTTCTTTAAGTTTTGTAGTGTTGAAGAACGTATTGAAGTAGTGGCGTGTTATTGTGTCATCGTTTGTGTGTTTCTGTGGATTGTGCTCGTAGGCGATCATCGAAAGGGTTGACTTGATTCTGTTGAGAACGTCATCGTAATGCTGGTCGAGTTCCTCAAAATCAATAAAAAAGCATAGGTGTTGCAGTGCTTTGCTTTTATCTGCAAGGGGTGTGTTATACGTTTCTTCTATTGATGCCCATAATGGCATCCAGTTGATATTGAGGAAGAATTCTTTTTTGGGGAATATTGGTTCTATGGAGGCCGTGATGTTTTTTTCGCTGATGGCAAGCATAGAGTATTCCTTGTTACGGAAAGTGTCTGCGTGCGTAGCGTATACTCCGTGCTCAAGGGATATTTTTGATAGGCCGCTTATTAATGCTTCGTTTGCTTTGTTAGATATGTATTCATTGTATACGTCCATGAATTTCCAGTGTTTGTCGAAATCGTCGCCATGCGCATGGTCCATCACTCGTCGTAAAAGCGCTTGATTGTATATGTCCATATCTTCATTGTCTTTATCCATAAAGGTGTAATATTCTACAAATGCGTCTGCAGAATGTTCGGTGTAAAGTTCTCCAAGTGTGTTTTGTAGGTCAGTCTTCAGCGCCGGGAGGAGTGATAAATGTTCTTCATATTTAGGGTTTGTAACGATGTGCCTGAGTGCGTATTCGTTGTTGAAGAAGGCAGAAAGTTTTAAGCGATATCCTCCTAGGTCCGCATTTTGTTTTTTCATGGCTTTTTTATCTCCGTGTCTGTGGGACGGTTGAGTGCGTGGGCTATGGTTTGTGTTGCGGCTTCCGCAGCCCTTTTAAGCGCATCGTCTCTGAGGTGGGCATAGCGCTGTGTCATGGCAGGACTTTTATGAGTCATTAACTTCTGCAGTTCGTACATGCTGACTTTTCCAGAGCTTGCCAACATGCTTGCATACACGTGTCGTAGACCGTGAAATGGACGAAAGTCCTCTGGGAGGCCCGCTTCTTTTTTGATTGCGTCGGCCTGCTTCCGGATATCAACCAGTCTTCCACCACCTTTGCCTGGAAAAACGTAAGTGCTGATCAAGCGCGGAATCGACATTAGCACTTCGCGTGCGAGGTCGTTGAGGGGGATGCGCTCGGATTGTCCGGACTTCGCTCCCCTGCCATCATCGTTCCCAACAAGATTGATGAAACCTCGTTCCCAGTCAATATGCTCCCATTTTAGGCTGAACATTTCTCCTCTGCGCATGCCAGTGTATAGGGCGAGCAGCATCATGTTGCCAGCCTTTTTGTGCCTTGTATTCGCAATAGCTTCAAGAAGCGAAATCAGTTGCCCCGGTGAGAGGTCTTCGGTTCTTTCATTGTTAAGGCGCGGCATTTCGAACTGAACAGCAATTTGTGATTGAAGTATCAATCCTTTTTTGGCGCCAAATGATATAATTCGACGTAGTAGTTCCAGAATGTTCCTAATTGTTCCGGGCTTCTTTCCGGATTTTGTAAGTGCCAGGCGTAGGTTGTCGACATGTGTCGTTGTGATCTCTGCAGGCTTCAGGCTCTTAAAGGCGTTCAGGTGGACAGTGAACCTGTTCTGGTCGGTTGTAAGTCCTTTGAGGTTTTCATTCCGGTGTTTGTACTCTTCCCAAAGGCTATGGATTGTCCACTCTTTGGTGGAAAGGGCGCTTTTTTCCGCTTCACGGGTCTCTTTTCGGGTGAGGCGTTTGCCTTCAAGTAGTTGGCCGCGGATTATCGAGGCTCTGGCCGGGGTCATGTCGTCGGCGTATTGTCGGCCAACCTTTGTTTCGATGAGCTTTCCATCTCGTTTATAAACTGCGTAGTATACGCGCTCAATACCGTTGCCGCCTGTTCGTATGGTTTCACGGTAATAAACGCCTGGGTAGGCCGTCTTGATTCGCTTCGAGGGTGGCATGCTTCCTTCCTTGGTAGATGGGGTTGGGTGGTGGTATTTTCCAACCCTATTTCCATCCTGTAAAGCAAAATCCAACCAAATTTCCAACCGGGGAGCTCATGCTAGTGACTAATCAGAAGCAAAGGGTACAAAAAAATCCTTTGAATATTAGCAATGTAATTTGCTAAACAGTGTTTTGTTTTGTGTGGTTTGCTGCGAAACTCTTGGGCTCATAACCCGAAGGTCGTCGGTTCAAATCCGGCCCCCGCAACCAGTAAATAAAGGCTCTTACGGAGAACGTCCGTAAGGGCCTTTTGTTTTTTTCAGCCCTATTTCAACGTTGGGATGGCTACTCGAAATCCTGCAATAGCAAAACCAGGGAGGCGTTCAGATTGGCACAACGGGTGGCGCATGTTCGTGGGCCGTTGGCCCCTGTGCCGCAATGCGTTTGAAGAAAATTTGGTGCCGAGCCTGTCGCGCGGCGTTTTGAACTCGTTTGGAAGAAGCGCGCAGAAGAGTGTGCGCCGATTGGCACGGTTCATCACAGGCATGGAAGAAAAACGGGCGCCCCCTTCAGGCCGCCCGTTTGTGTTTTGCCTGTGTTCTGCGTTTGCTGTCTAGGCAGGGCAAAATGCGATGATGAATCCTGCGCGATTCTGCCGCGTCTGCGCGGCATTCTGCGTCAATTCAGCTCGCGTCCATCCCTGGATACTCTACCTATGATGGCGATTTCGTTATGTAAGTAGTTGGGTGTGTTCGTTTTGATCAGTGGAGAGTCGGGGGGTAGCTCTACAGGATGACCTTGCCCGGCACGTCGTTCACGCGCTTGAGGCAGGCGACATCCTCGACGCCCACGGCGTAAACCTTGCCCGCCCTTGGTTCCCGTTGGCTTTGGTCAATCAGGACCCCATCGCCATTGAGCGCAACGGGTCCATGCGCTCGCCATCCACGAGCATCAGGACCATGCAGGACGGTGCGCCTTCGCAGCAGGAAGTCGGTACGGAATGCGTAACGGCGTTCAATGCCACCAGCTGTCTCGAAGGAACCCGTGCCCGCACTCGGTCGCGCCTCGGCCATGGGCATCATGACCGGTTCGCAGTCCGCGTTTGTTCTCGTGGGCTTGACCTGAAGCGGATGTGTTGCGTGCGTTGCCTGTTGCGCGGCTGTGTGAGTGCGTTGCCCGGACGCTGCTAGGGGGCTTTGCTGGTGAAGGCAGCCGCAAGGTTTGCGACGCTGTGTGTATACCGGTTGATTTCGATACCGTGCTTCTTGAGCTTGTAGAGCAACGTTGAGCGCGGCAGGCCAAGCAGCGTGGCAGCGCCTTTCTTTCCACTGATCACGCCGTTGGTCAGGGTCAGCACCCGTTCAAGGACTTGCCGTTCGGTATCCGCCAGGGAATAGCCGCATGTCACCGAGGGAGGAGATGGCAGGGGGGCGGCGGGCACGTCGCGAACGCTCGGAAGGTGCGTCTCCTGTTGGAGCAGCGGAGTAATCATGTCTGGCTGTATTTCGCCTCCGTAGTTGAGGATCAGCAGCCGCTTGACCATGTTGGAAAGCTCGCGCAGGTTTCCCGGCCAATGATACTCTTCCAGCAGGTGCAGCGCGGAGCGGGAGAAGGTGATTGGCAGGCACTGCATGTCTTCTGTAAGAATGCCGACGAGGTGCTGCAGCAGCGCGCGCAGCTCTCCGACACGTTCTCGCAGGGGGGGGATGTTGATAATGGCCGTTCCGAGTCTGTAATACAGGTCGCTTCGGAACTGGCCACCCTGTATCAACGCACCGAGGTCGGCGTTTGTAGCGGAAATGAAGCGTACGTTTACCCGGATGGAGCGGCTCTCGCCGACTCGCTCGAAGCTGGAATCTTGCAGCACTTGCAGCAGCTTTGCCTGGAGTATCTTGTCCAGATCGCCAATCTCATCCAGGAATATGCTTCCCTTGTCCGCCATTTCGAAGCGTCCCACGCGCTGACTGTTGGCGCCCGTGAAGGCGCCTTTGGCGTGACCAAAAAGTTCGCTTTCGAACAGAGTGGAGGATAGGGCTGGGCAGTTGACCTTGACGAAGTTGTTGCTTTTTCGAGTGCTGTGCCGGTGAATGATGTGGGCGATGAATTCCTTGCCCGTGCCTGTCTCGCCGCGTATCAGGACCGGCACGTTGCTTGAGGCCAGAAGCTGCGCCTGTTGCATGACGGTACGCATGCTCTCGCACCGGTAGAAAAAACGCGGTTCAGAGTAGCTTGCCTCTTCCGGATAGAGCAGGTCGCCCACGCGCTGCTTCAGTTCCGTATTTATTTTCTGGAGTTTTGCATGGGCAAGCATGTTGTCCACGGCCAGGGCCACCTGCACGGATATCTTTTCCAGAAACGCCACCAGGACCGTGTCGTCGTCGCGCAGCAGCGGGCGTTTGAAGGAAACAACCAGTGCGCCGATGGGCTGGGAGCGGCTCATGAGCGGCAGGGCGATGGCCGAACGCAAACCAGCATCATGCATGCTGCGTATTGCGTCGAATGAAGAAAAATTCTTGATGTCCCAGGCGACGAACGTGGACTTTGCGTGGATAGCCTTATGGGCCAAAGGCCCCCGCTGAGGGGTTGGAATATCGTCCATGCATGTGACAGCAATCCCTTCTGCACGTGCGAACCATTCCAGCGTTCCGTTTTCTGCATTATAGATGCTGAGACTGCATCGGTCGCAATTGACCAAGGGCTGCAGTGTAGCTACGAGACTCTGAAAAAGACCGTCTTGGGTGACTTCGCGAACAAGAATGTTGTTAATCAGCAGCAGGGCTTGATAGAACCTGTCAGGAATGTCACTCATCGTTCCCTCGCCTATGTTGCATGAAGGGTACGCGTATGGGTTTGCATTCGTGGAGCCGTTCGTTCCGGCCCCGCTCATGGTCTAAATCACTCTTATTTGATATTGTATATTCTTGATATGATGGACTTGCGGTGCCCGAGGGCTTCGGCAGATGTGCGTCTACCGTTGCATGCGCAAATCATCATGTCAATGAACCTGACCCCAGCGGGACCGAGGTGGAACTCGCGGCGCAGTTGGCCGAGGCATCCACGTCAAAGTGCTCACTCATGGTACGCAGCGTGCGGAGTGGACACCGTTTGCTCCCGGCAGGATTGGGTTGCCGGCGTTGGTTCCGTCCCTGAACACGCTGTCGCTGGCGGAAATGTCCTTCAGCCCGGCATGTGGCCGATCGGGGTATCGTTGTGCGCCTTGAGGGCGATGGTCCAGTCTTCGGCCATCAACCCGCGGTCATGTCATGGCTGGCCTTGACGCTTTCAACAACCACGCCCCCTTGAATCGTGGTCAGGCACTGCGAGGCATGCGGGGCCACGAGGCGCCTGGGGCACTGGCGTGTGGGGTAGACTGCGGCACGCGCGCGGGTCATGCCCGGCGGGCGGGTCGGGCATGCGCTCCTCCCGGTGAACCTTGAGGTAACGCCCAAGGACACCGGGCATGCGCACGTGCCGCAGGGGGTGCCTCCTTGCGGCGAGGTGCGCCGCAAGGAGGGGGAGGCGTCTGTGGGCTAGGCGCTTTCGTACAGGCGGGTCAGGACGAATTCGCGATGGCCCAGCACTTCAGCGGACGTGTTGCGCCCGTTGGCGGTGCGGATGGCCATGTCGAGCAGCTTGTCGCCCGCGCCGTCCATGGTCAGTTCCTTGCGCAGGATGCCGGAGACATCCACGTCGACATGTTCGCTCATGGTGCGCACGGTGCGCGGGTTGGCGCACAGCTTCACCACGGGAAGGATGGGGTTGCCGATGACGTTGCCCTGCCCGGTGGGGAACAGGTGCACCACGTACCCGGCAGCGGCGCACAAGGTCACCATTTCGGCGGC encodes the following:
- a CDS encoding tyrosine-type recombinase/integrase, translated to MPPSKRIKTAYPGVYYRETIRTGGNGIERVYYAVYKRDGKLIETKVGRQYADDMTPARASIIRGQLLEGKRLTRKETREAEKSALSTKEWTIHSLWEEYKHRNENLKGLTTDQNRFTVHLNAFKSLKPAEITTTHVDNLRLALTKSGKKPGTIRNILELLRRIISFGAKKGLILQSQIAVQFEMPRLNNERTEDLSPGQLISLLEAIANTRHKKAGNMMLLALYTGMRRGEMFSLKWEHIDWERGFINLVGNDDGRGAKSGQSERIPLNDLAREVLMSIPRLISTYVFPGKGGGRLVDIRKQADAIKKEAGLPEDFRPFHGLRHVYASMLASSGKVSMYELQKLMTHKSPAMTQRYAHLRDDALKRAAEAATQTIAHALNRPTDTEIKKP
- a CDS encoding thermonuclease family protein; the encoded protein is MACRKFKCLCAAVVFLLFLTFSAVLSFAWGGKVVGVSDGDTVTVLSSSHEQIRVRLYGIDAPESEQSFGAKSKQSLSGLLFGKMVEVDEVDVDRYGRVVARLHVGQVDINAEQVRRGMAWVYDSYCRDVVCVDWRRLEGAARGSSLGLWGDPRPMPPWEWRKSKRGASTQGVQHKSGVEGQPSEVGYHGNQRSHVFHRSGCKDYDCPNCVVIFETREDAIKKGFRPCGVCRP
- a CDS encoding sigma 54-interacting transcriptional regulator; amino-acid sequence: MSDIPDRFYQALLLINNILVREVTQDGLFQSLVATLQPLVNCDRCSLSIYNAENGTLEWFARAEGIAVTCMDDIPTPQRGPLAHKAIHAKSTFVAWDIKNFSSFDAIRSMHDAGLRSAIALPLMSRSQPIGALVVSFKRPLLRDDDTVLVAFLEKISVQVALAVDNMLAHAKLQKINTELKQRVGDLLYPEEASYSEPRFFYRCESMRTVMQQAQLLASSNVPVLIRGETGTGKEFIAHIIHRHSTRKSNNFVKVNCPALSSTLFESELFGHAKGAFTGANSQRVGRFEMADKGSIFLDEIGDLDKILQAKLLQVLQDSSFERVGESRSIRVNVRFISATNADLGALIQGGQFRSDLYYRLGTAIINIPPLRERVGELRALLQHLVGILTEDMQCLPITFSRSALHLLEEYHWPGNLRELSNMVKRLLILNYGGEIQPDMITPLLQQETHLPSVRDVPAAPLPSPPSVTCGYSLADTERQVLERVLTLTNGVISGKKGAATLLGLPRSTLLYKLKKHGIEINRYTHSVANLAAAFTSKAP
- a CDS encoding helix-turn-helix transcriptional regulator, with translation MMPMAEARPSAGTGSFETAGGIERRYAFRTDFLLRRRTVLHGPDARGWRAHGPVALNGDGVLIDQSQREPRAGKVYAVGVEDVACLKRVNDVPGKVIL